TAACTTGATAACAAAAGGCAGTGCGCGGACTAAAAAACGACCTAAACTCGCTACAGGGCCTTTTTCACGGGAGGTTTTAATCAATTTATAACCTGCATCGTCCATCCGAACGATAAGTGCCACAATACCATAGACTCCAACTGTGGCTAAAAAAGCAACAACCGAAACCGTAATAATTTGTAAGGACAAGCTTTTTCCAAGAACTGTCCCTAAAGCGATAATGACGATCTCCACGGAAAGAATAAAGTCTGTCGTGATAGCCGATTTTACCTTCGCTTTTTCAACAGCAACTGAGTTTTCAGCAACGACAGTCTCTACTTTCGTTTCTTCTGTAGCATGTTTGCGGTGAAACAGGTATTCAATAATCTTTTCAACACCTTCAAAAGCAAGGTAGAAACCACCCAAAATTAAAATATATTTGATGGCAATTGGAAAAAAGACGTTCAGTAATAAAGCAATAGGTACAATGATCAACTTATTGAGCAGCGAACCCTTTGTAATTGCCCATAAAACTGGGAGCTCACGTGAAGCCAAAAAACCAGTCGCTTTCTCTGCATTTACCGCTAAATCGTCACCTAAGATTCCAGCAGTTTTTTTTGTTGCGATTTTGCTCGCCACTGCTACATCATCCATCAACGCTGCAATATCATCTAGTATTGCAAATATTCCTGAAGCCATATTTATATAAAAATTGAACGTAAAAATATAAATTTAATTCAATTTTGAACTAAAGAATTTAATCCATTTGTAATATTAAGCTACATTACATTTGATTTAAATACGTAATTTTAATACCACAAGGACAACCGTTATGAAAAATTCACTTACACTGCAGGAACAGTCAATGCTACTTGAAACACTAAAACAAAGGTTTCAGAAATTTCCTAAAAGACATCCACAGATCAGTTGGGATGATGTCGCGCATAAATTACTTGAAAATCCCAAGAAATTATGGAGCTTGTTCCAAATGGAAAAGAGCGCTGGCGAACCCGACCTTATTCTGATTGATGCAAACAAAGAACAGTATGCTTTTGTGGATTGTGCTGAAGAAAGTCCCAAAGGAAGAAGAAGCCTCTGTTTTGACCAAAGAGCCATGGATGAAAGGAAAGAAAACAAGCCTATTGGGAATGCTGTGGAAGAAGCTAAGAAAATGGGAACTGAGCTACTGAATGAAGAACAATATCGCCAACTTCAACAATTAGGTGAATTTGATTTAAAAACTTCCAGCTGGATACAAACACCAGATGCCATCCGCAAGCTTGGAGGTGCCTTATTCTGTGACCGACGTTACAACCAAGTCTTTACCTATCATAATGGCGCAATCTCCTATTATGCCGCACGTGGATTTCGCTGCATACTTTTTCTTTAAAAGTCCCTAACCTTCAAAATTTAAAACCTATATGAAAACAATTGTAATAGCCACCCTGCTCTTTTTCTGGGGAGCTGCCCAACCGCTTTTTTCACAAGTATCTTTTCCATCGTTCTTGGAAGGGACATGGAAGGTGGACAATAAAGAGCAATACGAACAATGGGATCGTATAAATGAACACGAATTAAAGGGACTTTCCTATACGTTGAAAAATGGGCAAAAGATCGTCAGTGAATACCTAAAATTGACCAAAATAAAGGATAAAGTTGTATACACAGCACTGGTCATCGGACAAAACCATGGAAAAGAAGTCAATTTTGAACTAAGTTATCAGGATAGTACCTATTCGTTTATCAATGAGGCCCATGATTTCCCCAATTACATTCGGTACACACCAGTCGCCACAAACCGACTTCACATTGTAGTGGAAGGAAAATCGGGAAGAGCCAGGTCTTTTTATGCGAGCAGAATTGCACCGACCACGACTGAAGGAAACCCAAATTACGATCAAGAGCTCGCAAAAAAATTGGGGGCTGATGATTATGGAATGAAATCCTACATCTTTGTCCTCCTCAAAACTGGCGAGAATAAAACAACAGACAAACAATTCATTAATGAATGTTTCAAAGGTCACATGGAAAATATCAATCGTCTCGTAAAAAATGGGCAATTGATTGTTGCTGGCCCATTTGGAAAAAATGACGACAACTTTCGGGGCCTTTTTATCTTAAATAACATGGCTTCAACTGATGCGGCAAAGCATATTTTAGAGAACGATCCAGCGATAAAAAACGGCCTCTTAGAAGCTTCGTTTTACCCCTGGTATGGTTCAGCTGCCTTGGCAGAATATCTGTCCCAAGTAGATAAAATCTGGAAAAAACAACATTAGCTCTTTAGTCATGACATAGGGTTGTCATTGGCCGATCTAACTTTGGGGAAAACTAAGCGAAATGAATAATAAAATAATCCCTTCATTCAGTATAATAGGTCTTGCCATCCGTACAAGCAACCAAAATGGGCAGGCGGCGAAAGACATTCCAGAACTTTGGGCCCGCTTTTTTAAAGAAGATGTGTTGAGCCGTATTCCCAACAAGATATCCAGCGAACTCTACTGTATCTATACCGAATATGAAAAAGATCACACATTGCCTTATACGACTTTATTAGGCTGTAAAGTCAGCAATCTTGAAGAACTACCCGAAGACTTGGACGGTATTCATATCGCTGAAAACCATTACCGACATTTTACAGCAGAAGGAAATTTGGAAGATGGCATCGTTTATGAAACTTGGCAAAGGATATGGCGTTCGGATTTACCAAGAACGTATGCCGCAGACCTCGAAATATATGGCGAAAAAGCCCAAAATCCACACGATGCAAAGGTGGATATATACATAGGGATTCATTAGGGTCTTTATCGTAACAAAACGTATGTGTTAAGGTGTTTATCGTTTATTTTAAACTAAATAACCCTTACCTTTGTGCCGATTTAAAGAAAAACATGATGCAAGGCAATACGACATACAGAAAAAAAGTTGTTCGATATAGCTATCTAAAATTAATTGGAAGTTCAGCGCTCGTCAGTATCGTTTGTTGTGTATTGGCATACAGCCTCAAACACAGCACAGCTTATGTACAGGAAGAATTGTTTGAGAGTGTATCTTCCTGGGATGCCAAACTTTTTATTATTTTACCCAGCATAGGTATTACAGCGATTTACTTCTTACGGAAATACGTTTTTCAAAACAGAAAAAACAAAGGGATCAAAGAAATCTATACGACACTGGAAACAAGAAAAGACCATTTACCTTTTTTTAAGATTCCTTCACATTATATCAATGGTTTTCTAACGGTAGTTTTTGGTGGGTCAACCGGTGTTGAAGTCTCTACAGTTGTTGCATCAGCCACGGTGGGTAACCAAGCGTATAAGCGATTACATCCAGCTTGGGCTTACAAAACCGAGTTGATCTGCGCTGGCGTAATCGCTGGAGTCACCCTGTTGTTTGGAAGTGCATTGGGTGGTTTTCTTTTTGCTTTTGAGGTAATTGCACGCAGATATAACAAGACCTTGCTCATTAGCGGACTAACTTCAATGGCCGTGGCTTCCGTATTTGTTTATTGTCTTGACGCAAGTCCTTTGTTTACATTTGAGGTAAAAGCATGGCGATGGCAGGCGATCCCTTTTGTCGCTATTTTGGGATTGATTGGCGGGATTTTAGCATTATATTTTACTAAAACGGTAATTTATGCGAAGTCCTATTTTGCAGGCATAAAAAGTAATTTTATCCGTGTCAACTTGGGTGCAATCACCGTTGGAACGTTTATCTTTTTCTTACCGGTACTCTATGGCGACAGCTATCATGGTCTTGGAGAGATTCTAAAAAGCAGTCTGCATGATTCTGTCAATTTACTTTACTTTCTTCCGTTGATCCTGCTTGTTCTCTTAAAACCTTTTGTGGCTTCTCTGACGCTAGGTGCTGGTGGTGACGGCGGCGTTTTTGCTCCCAGTATTGTTACAGGTGCATTGTTAGGCGTTTTGTTTGCACAGCTTTGCAACCATTATCTAGGCACACAATTGGTGGTTATTAATTTTGCTCTTTTTGGTGCTGCAGCAATGCTTTCTGCGGCTATACATGCACCTTTCACGGCGATCTTTATTATTGCAAGCCTTGTTCCTTCCGGATATTTATTACTAGCCCCCCTACTCATCAGCAGTTTTATTGCGAAAGCGCTAGCTAAAAAACTATATCCTTATAACGTATACACCTATAAGGAAGTGGCGACGGCCAGGTAATCAAAAGAAATTAAACACGAAAGCGGCTCAAACATCAATCTGAGCCGCTTTTTCTTGCCATTAGTCTTCTCTGCTCCCATCATCGGCCATACGGACAATCTTGGGCGAAAATTTGGCCACGACATCAACAAGATCTTTTTGTGAAGCCATGACAGTGTGGATGTCTTTATAGGCCATCGGCGCTTCATCCATCCCTGCTCCAAGCAGCATAACACCTTGATCTTTAAGCATCGCATGAAGGTCATGGGAAGATAAGGTTTTAATCGCTTGTGTACGGCTCATCAGTCGACCTGCCCCATGAGATGCCGATTGTATAGCATTCGACTCCCCTTTTCCGCGAACCAAAAAACCTGGTGTCGCCATGGAGCCTGGAATAATCCCCATTACCCCTTTTGCAGCGGGCGTCGCACCCTTTCGGTGTACAATAACATCTTGACCATTCCAAGTTTCCTTCCATGCAAAATTGTGGTGATTTTCAACTTTCGCCAACAATTCAGCTCCTAAAGCCAACGTGATCTTGTCATGGATCACTTCGTGGCAGGCTGACGCATAATCGCCAGCGAGATTCATGGCCAGCCAATACTCCTGTCCCTCATGGCTATCCAGGTCCAGATAAGCCAGATTTTCCGCTTGATAAGGTAACTTACATACGGATTTGGCCAGCTTGGTATAATGTGCTGCTAGGGTAGCGCCCATTCCTCTTGAACCCGAATGTGTCAACAAACCCAAATAACTGCCGCTATCAATGTTTAAAACCTCATCTCTTTCCTCAAATTCGACTATACCAAATTCCACAAAATGATTCCCCCCACCGGAAGAGCCCAATTGGGTCCAGGCTTTATCCTTCAAGGAGGAAAGCAAGCTGTTTTCATTGAATAATTTGTTTTCCAGTACAGCATGATCTACGCGTTCATGTTTCAGGTATCCATTACCAGCCCCAAATTTACTGTTGCGTAGAATAATATCTTTCAGCGTCATTATATTGTGCTCCACAAATGACCCCGGTAGATCAAAGATGGACAAAGCCATACGACAGCCAATATCGACACCAACACCATAAGGGATCACGGCATTATTTGTCGCCAGAACTCCTCCGATTGGCAATCCGTATCCTTGATGGGCGTCTGGCATCAATGCTCCGGCAACCGAAACTGGTAATTTCATGGCGATATTCATCTGTGCTTTCGCCCCTGTTTCAATTTCAGACGAACCGTAAATGGTATAATCCGCCGGGTTTTCGTTCAAGACAATTAATGACTTGTCAATTGCCTCTTGCCCAAGCAGAGCACTCGCTAAAATTCCGAAAACAGCATCATCAGAATAGCTGGTCGGATTTTCCAAAACAGCTTTAAACTTTTCAAGCATTTCTGCCCGCGTAAAACCGTGTCTTTTACTGTTGATCTTCAGCGCTACGCCCAAGCTATGATTTTCTTTATATCCCAAAGCAATTAAGTCATTGCCGTTTATTCTCTTATTTTCCATTTTCTTACTTTCTAATGCTATAGAGTAGCTTTACAACTTCTCCAAAGCAGGTAACAACAGCTCTTTACGTTGCTACCTGCACCTCTTTCAATTTAATAATCTTTTATTTCACAAACAATTGTTTGAGTTGGTCAACAATCTGTCCATTTCCGGAAACCGAAATCGTATTGATCTTTTCTGCGATCTTTTCGACATATTCCATTTCCTTCAACTTAAACAACATACTGTTTTCTTCCATCAGCTTCGCCGTATTCAACAAACTCCGTGTCGAAGCGGTCTCTTCGCGACGCATGATGCTATTTGCCTGCGCCCTCTTCTCTGCAATCAACACCTGATTCATGATGTCCCGCACATCCCCTGGTAAAATAACATCTTTAACACCGCAGGTCAACATTGTTAGTCCCAAGCTCGCAACCTGTTGTAATGTATTTTCTAAGATATAGCCTTGTATTTCAGTCTTCCGCTCCATCAGCTCGTCTAACGTCATCTGCCCGATATAGGACCGTAGGGTCAACTGCATCAACGAATACAATTGCTTCTCATAGTCTTTATTATTCAATAGTGCTTTGACAATATCCACAATCTGATATTGCAGCGTGAAATTGATTCTGATCTGTGCCTTATCTTTAGACAAGATCTCCTGTCCTACCACCTCCAAGGTCAAAACCCGCATATCAGCTTTTGAAATCGCTATGGTTTTTGCATTCTTCCACCAATAATACGTTCCCGACTTCAAGATATCCACAAACACACCGTCTACAAAAAGCAGGGCTTTCTCATTTGGTTCAATTTTATACTGACGTACATAATAGCTCAAACTCTGTTTCTCCAACAACTGACGATTTAAAGATGCCGGAACCTCAATATCCGCAATGTCTTCCAGTTGAAATCTGCGTTCACGCAATTCCTTCCAAAAAACATGTCTGCCGGAGGCTAACGTCTTTTCGAAATTATTATTCAAAAAAACAAGACAAATCTCCGTATCGCCCACCTCAACGATGTCAACCAATTCACTAAAACCTGCCAACTGCAAAAGCACATCGATATTACGATCGGAAGGAAATGAATGAGTAGTTGTATATTTCTCCAGTTTTTCACCAAATCCCAACCAATAGTTACCGGATTTTAAAACACGGACCACCATATTGTTTTTAATAACCAATCCGATTTCTGCTGTAGTTATCTGTACTCTTTTCATTTGTATATTCTTTTAAATTTTCATTATTGCTATTATAAAACCTGCTATTTTTTATCCCTTGACCTCAAGCGGGATTCAAAAGCCCAAGTACCCGCTTTTAAAATCAAAAGTCGGTGAACAAATACCCCATCTTATTGGTCACGACTTTTTAGTATAAATTCAAATACCACATCTTAGGAATCTCAGGCCATCAATCAATTGCATAGTCGCATGAAAACAGCGCATAAGCAGGATAAAAAGATAGCAAGCTTCTACCAAATGACCTTTTTAAAGAAGGTCTTAACTTTGAATGTCCGAATGGACAGTTCGGTGCAATACCCTTATGCTATTCCATCCGAAAATGGAAGTGGGATTCGAACCCACACGATTGAGCTGTTGTTCTACCCAGACTGAACTATCCTGATTGCTCAGGAGTAGGAATCGAACCTACGACCCACAACTATCTGCTCTGCTCTACCCTTGAGCTACCTTTTTACGGGAGAGGACTCGAACCTCTAACACGAGCACTTCCTTTCAACTTCTCGTTTTATCAGTATATTGATTCTCATAGAGAACAATACTAACCTGCTATACTGAAACAGGTGACCAGGATGCCACTGAAGAAGAAAGGCTTCTTTAATACTTCATCACAAAGTATATATCTTAAAGCTATTCGCTATAATTTCATCAAAGAACGTTTGTCAATGTTGACATTACAAATATCGTTGGGTTAATGCGCAGGGAATTTGCGTAAGAAAAAAAAGAAGTAAAAAAAAAATTAGAGAAAATATAAAATGCTGTTATACAGCAATTAAAAATAAATGTTTAGCATCAGAAATAAACAAGGGACTCTTAACTACGCAGATGTATTGCGTTTATACACCACACGATCGGCGCACGGAGCTTTGCTTTATTTCAACAAGAATGGGAAATAGGATTTTTTGGCAAATATGCTGTAGAAATATAGCGGTAATCCGTGATCGTGTTATGGGATTTATATTCTAATTTTACACCCAAATAAAAGACGATATCAAAAGATGAAAAGTTTGTATGCAACAATACTGCTGTTTTACATGCTAGCGAGCTGTATGAATCCAACGAAAAACCATAAAAGCACTACAGTGGAACATCCTGCAAAGCAGGTTTTAATCAACGACGGCACAGGCACAGCGAAGCAAAACACGACAATTGCTCAGCATCAGCAAGCGGAAGATTGGTTAAAAGAGATTTTTAAATGTAAAAGTTCTGCATCCGGCAAATATTGTTACTATCTGGACAAAGAAGATGCCTTATGTACCAAACGCTTTCAGGCGTTCTTAAAAGATGCCAATGAAATTTACGGGCCATCTAACCTCACAGATGAAGAACTGCCCAAAGCTGAAGCAGCTTACAAAGCTAAATGGGAAAAAATCTATCCCTTATATACAGCTGAAACCTGGTTATTTGGAAGAGGTAATGACGACGCATTGGATATCAAGGATGTTAAAATCGACAAAATAACGGAGAGCAAGTTTATCGTATTTATTGATTACGGCGATAATATCCAAACCAAAAACGAGGTTCAATTGGTCCATGAGCAAGGTTCTTATAAAATAGACTACTGCAAGACGACTTTCCTACATTAACCGTAATCCCTCCTAACAAATGAGCATGCCAATTCCCCAGACGATAAATTGGCATGTCAAATGTTCTTATTATGTACTATTTTAATCAAGCTTGTGAACTATTGTTCCATTTGACGAGATTTCCCTGATGAATAAGCCCATGGACGGTCGAGATCCGAGAAACTGCTTCTGCTGAACAACTCGCGTCGACAAAAAGAAGGCTAGCATCATCTCCTACTTTCGGCCATACCGAATTCCCGTGGTCATCAAGCGGGATTTTGCCATTGGTCGCATAACGAAGGCAACGAGATAGCTCGAATTCAGTTTCATAACCATATAATTGCGCGGCTAGATTGGCTTTCTGAAGCATATTACCACTACCAAAAGTACCCCAATGATCCTGAACATTGTCGTTCCCCACAAAAACTTCCACTCCCGCCTTTTTCAGTTCCCGAAATGGCATCAACATATTGCGGAAAGGAACCGAACTGCATATACCGACTTTCGCTTCTGCCAGTCGTTCGGCCATGTGTTCTAAGTCTTTTTTCGGCAGGTAGCCTAAGGCGAAAGCATGACTGATAAATGTGCGTCCCTGTAATGCAGGGTTTTCCAATGCTTTATCAATCAAATATTCCATAGTCTTAACACCTGATTCTCCACCTTCATGCAAGTGGATATCGATTCCCTTGTTATTGTCCAATGCAAGTCGAACCGTCAAGTCCATCGGTTTCTCGATACTGCCGTCAATACTAAAGGGATCCAAACCACCGATAAAATCCACCTGTTCCCATTTTGCAACTTCCTCCATTAGCTTAGCGGATTCTGTATAGAATAGACCATGTTGGGGGAATGCGACCAGTTCTGCAGCAAAGGAATACTTTAAATGTTCCAGTGCCTGTAACAGATGTTCCAATGACTTCGTCCCCGATGTTGGGTCTACATTAAAATGTGTACGCGCAAAATTAGTTCCGTAGCCCTGCAATAGCGCAATCAATTTTTCGGCACGTTCGACAGAGGTTTTCAATAATTCAGGAATGATGATCTGTTCCTTGGCAATCATATCTTTTACAGTCCTGTTTTTTGGAAATACCGCCTTCCAGGGCAGGCCGTATAAAGTTTTATCTAAATGAATGTGCATGTCACGGAATGGCGGTAAGGCCAATTTACCTTTCATGTCAAAGCCTTTTCCGTCAATACCCGATTGCGCTGGCTCTATATTTTTTATTTTATTTGCCTCGATTTGAATATCAAATAATGCCGTTTTCGTAGCAACAATTTCTTCCTTCTCATAAAGAAAGCCTGTTTCTAGTAATACGTTCCTCAACAAATAAGTATCTTGATTTTGATTGATTTCATTCATGCTTAAATCATTTTCACCAAAGCTAAGTGATTTGGGACAATGATCCTTGTACGAATTATCACAGCTTGTGTATAAATTATGGCTGCGCTTTAAACTGACTTGGTGTCATATTTGTATGGCATTTAAAAAACTTGCTGAAGCTTGCATTATCGTAAAATCCTAGATCAAAGACAATAGCTTTGATCGTTTTATCCGAAATTTTAAGCAAGCGCTTTGCTTCCAATAACACGCGTTCCTGAATCAAAAATGAAGCTGACTTGTGTAACACCCGATTACTTAACACATTCAGATAGTTTGCGGATATATTTAGCTTCTCGGCATAAAAAGCAACGGATTTTTCACTTTTATACCATTCATCGATAAGCTGAACAAATTTTGCCACAATCGGATTATCCTGATGTTGTTCATAATCATGATAATTATCCTGAACGATCTTGCTAATCAGAAGGGCAATTACTTTAACCCGCGCGTAAATCAATTCCCATAGGATATGGTCGTCCGCTAGATCAGCTGCAATTGCTTTAAATTCTGCCAATAGCGACTGAAAGTGGATCGCTGAAAGATCAATGACCAAATGCTTTAGATAATAAGAAATAGGAAATCGCAATGCAGGTAATAAGCTTTCGAACCAACGTCTGCTGATCATGAGCTGCAATGCATGGGTCGAGTCGTCCATCTTCCACTGATGTACCTGACCTGGAAAAACGAGATGTAATTGATTACATCCAAGCGTAAAGTGATCGAAGTCTATGGTATGCGTACCTACAGACTCTTCAAATAATAAGAGAATAAAAAAATCATGTTTATGCGGTTCATTAATTTCCCGAGGACCAATAAGTTCGTGAAAAAGCAGGTCACAATCCGCAATAATCCCTTCCTGGAATTTTTGCAGATCTAGTATTGGAAAATGGTCGTTGGGTTGATACATAAACAGTATTCCAAAGATAGTATCTAAATATTAAAACAAAAAACAAAAGCTAGTGAGAGCTGGTAACAATACTAAAAATTACTTCCAACTTATGACCAGCTTCGTACTGTAAACACAGTGAGTCCACAGTAAGTCCACGTTGAGTCCACCTTTTTTATGTGCAATTACCGTGGCTTCATCGTACAGACATACTGCTTACAGTCCGAAGTTGATTACTAATAGGCTATCATTTTTTCTAACGAAGCCCTTAAGCTTGCCCGCAATTATTGACAGAAATTGTTACGATTATCATTATTGATTAATATCAAAAAAACGTTACTTTGAAATAGTTTATAGGGTCTGATTTAGGTCGAATGCCTATGCCTCATTTCCAACTTAAGATCGAAACATGCAAATTGAAATAGGGAGTATATTTTACGAAATAGTACTTTGGAATAAAGATTACATCCAGATTCTAGGTAGTTCATCACCCTATCGTGTATACGCTCCAGCGCATTGCGATGTTGCTTTCCTCAAAGAGTACATTAAGCTAAATCCTCCAGAAAAGCTAAATCGTCCAGAAAGTAAATCGGAAGATTCATCCTATTCCTATCTGGAAGATCCCTACCACCTATTTGGAAAACCTTATTTGGTCAAGATTTATACGTCCGCAATGCTACCAACTGTTGAATTGACAGCAACGAGTATATGTGTATATCAAAAGAAGAACACAAATACCTTGAACTTACTGTACAAATGGTGCCAGGAATTACTCTACCATGAAGTCGTCAAGCAAATTGCTTACTGGGAGGAGCAATTGGATATATATGATGTAGCAACAGTAACCATCCGCAAACTACCCAAAAGTGATTTTAGAATCGTTGAAGGTGGATTTCAATTTTCAAATCGACTCATTGATTTTAAAAAAGAACACATCAATCTAATTATTCTAAAGGCTTTCTGTAAATTTGCGGATAAGACCCGAAAGGAAACAGAAGCAATTTTCAATCTATATATCCCAAACTGGAGAGATCTTTATTAGCACACTATAATAAAATGGCAGAAATTAGCATCAGAATAGCGATAGAAAAAGACAGTTTAATCATACCGTTCACCGATCAAGAGCTCCTACCATTCGTCGACAAACATCAGAAAGAAATCAATGATTACGTTATCGATCAATTGGAAGATAAAGATGGCGGCCCGCATTTAAGTGACTTTAGCGTCAGCAGGCTAACTTTTTTTGCAGATCAGACAGGCGGCTCTTTTAGACTTCATTTTAAAATTGACCGTCAATTTTGCTGCAGTGATCTTTTATCTTGTCAAACGGATTATATAGACTTTAAATTCAATAAATCAAACAATAC
The Sphingobacterium multivorum genome window above contains:
- a CDS encoding DUF808 domain-containing protein, giving the protein MASGIFAILDDIAALMDDVAVASKIATKKTAGILGDDLAVNAEKATGFLASRELPVLWAITKGSLLNKLIIVPIALLLNVFFPIAIKYILILGGFYLAFEGVEKIIEYLFHRKHATEETKVETVVAENSVAVEKAKVKSAITTDFILSVEIVIIALGTVLGKSLSLQIITVSVVAFLATVGVYGIVALIVRMDDAGYKLIKTSREKGPVASLGRFLVRALPFVIKLLAVVGTFALILVSGGIFAHYIDFLHHALPALPSMLKELLFGLGGGIIVVILFTIGKMLFKKKK
- a CDS encoding DUF4256 domain-containing protein, which gives rise to MKNSLTLQEQSMLLETLKQRFQKFPKRHPQISWDDVAHKLLENPKKLWSLFQMEKSAGEPDLILIDANKEQYAFVDCAEESPKGRRSLCFDQRAMDERKENKPIGNAVEEAKKMGTELLNEEQYRQLQQLGEFDLKTSSWIQTPDAIRKLGGALFCDRRYNQVFTYHNGAISYYAARGFRCILFL
- a CDS encoding DUF6265 family protein, which gives rise to MKTIVIATLLFFWGAAQPLFSQVSFPSFLEGTWKVDNKEQYEQWDRINEHELKGLSYTLKNGQKIVSEYLKLTKIKDKVVYTALVIGQNHGKEVNFELSYQDSTYSFINEAHDFPNYIRYTPVATNRLHIVVEGKSGRARSFYASRIAPTTTEGNPNYDQELAKKLGADDYGMKSYIFVLLKTGENKTTDKQFINECFKGHMENINRLVKNGQLIVAGPFGKNDDNFRGLFILNNMASTDAAKHILENDPAIKNGLLEASFYPWYGSAALAEYLSQVDKIWKKQH
- a CDS encoding GyrI-like domain-containing protein, giving the protein MNNKIIPSFSIIGLAIRTSNQNGQAAKDIPELWARFFKEDVLSRIPNKISSELYCIYTEYEKDHTLPYTTLLGCKVSNLEELPEDLDGIHIAENHYRHFTAEGNLEDGIVYETWQRIWRSDLPRTYAADLEIYGEKAQNPHDAKVDIYIGIH
- a CDS encoding chloride channel protein is translated as MMQGNTTYRKKVVRYSYLKLIGSSALVSIVCCVLAYSLKHSTAYVQEELFESVSSWDAKLFIILPSIGITAIYFLRKYVFQNRKNKGIKEIYTTLETRKDHLPFFKIPSHYINGFLTVVFGGSTGVEVSTVVASATVGNQAYKRLHPAWAYKTELICAGVIAGVTLLFGSALGGFLFAFEVIARRYNKTLLISGLTSMAVASVFVYCLDASPLFTFEVKAWRWQAIPFVAILGLIGGILALYFTKTVIYAKSYFAGIKSNFIRVNLGAITVGTFIFFLPVLYGDSYHGLGEILKSSLHDSVNLLYFLPLILLVLLKPFVASLTLGAGGDGGVFAPSIVTGALLGVLFAQLCNHYLGTQLVVINFALFGAAAMLSAAIHAPFTAIFIIASLVPSGYLLLAPLLISSFIAKALAKKLYPYNVYTYKEVATAR
- a CDS encoding RtcB family protein — encoded protein: MENKRINGNDLIALGYKENHSLGVALKINSKRHGFTRAEMLEKFKAVLENPTSYSDDAVFGILASALLGQEAIDKSLIVLNENPADYTIYGSSEIETGAKAQMNIAMKLPVSVAGALMPDAHQGYGLPIGGVLATNNAVIPYGVGVDIGCRMALSIFDLPGSFVEHNIMTLKDIILRNSKFGAGNGYLKHERVDHAVLENKLFNENSLLSSLKDKAWTQLGSSGGGNHFVEFGIVEFEERDEVLNIDSGSYLGLLTHSGSRGMGATLAAHYTKLAKSVCKLPYQAENLAYLDLDSHEGQEYWLAMNLAGDYASACHEVIHDKITLALGAELLAKVENHHNFAWKETWNGQDVIVHRKGATPAAKGVMGIIPGSMATPGFLVRGKGESNAIQSASHGAGRLMSRTQAIKTLSSHDLHAMLKDQGVMLLGAGMDEAPMAYKDIHTVMASQKDLVDVVAKFSPKIVRMADDGSRED
- a CDS encoding slipin family protein, whose amino-acid sequence is MKRVQITTAEIGLVIKNNMVVRVLKSGNYWLGFGEKLEKYTTTHSFPSDRNIDVLLQLAGFSELVDIVEVGDTEICLVFLNNNFEKTLASGRHVFWKELRERRFQLEDIADIEVPASLNRQLLEKQSLSYYVRQYKIEPNEKALLFVDGVFVDILKSGTYYWWKNAKTIAISKADMRVLTLEVVGQEILSKDKAQIRINFTLQYQIVDIVKALLNNKDYEKQLYSLMQLTLRSYIGQMTLDELMERKTEIQGYILENTLQQVASLGLTMLTCGVKDVILPGDVRDIMNQVLIAEKRAQANSIMRREETASTRSLLNTAKLMEENSMLFKLKEMEYVEKIAEKINTISVSGNGQIVDQLKQLFVK
- a CDS encoding amidohydrolase, producing MNEINQNQDTYLLRNVLLETGFLYEKEEIVATKTALFDIQIEANKIKNIEPAQSGIDGKGFDMKGKLALPPFRDMHIHLDKTLYGLPWKAVFPKNRTVKDMIAKEQIIIPELLKTSVERAEKLIALLQGYGTNFARTHFNVDPTSGTKSLEHLLQALEHLKYSFAAELVAFPQHGLFYTESAKLMEEVAKWEQVDFIGGLDPFSIDGSIEKPMDLTVRLALDNNKGIDIHLHEGGESGVKTMEYLIDKALENPALQGRTFISHAFALGYLPKKDLEHMAERLAEAKVGICSSVPFRNMLMPFRELKKAGVEVFVGNDNVQDHWGTFGSGNMLQKANLAAQLYGYETEFELSRCLRYATNGKIPLDDHGNSVWPKVGDDASLLFVDASCSAEAVSRISTVHGLIHQGNLVKWNNSSQA
- a CDS encoding AraC family transcriptional regulator, which produces MYQPNDHFPILDLQKFQEGIIADCDLLFHELIGPREINEPHKHDFFILLLFEESVGTHTIDFDHFTLGCNQLHLVFPGQVHQWKMDDSTHALQLMISRRWFESLLPALRFPISYYLKHLVIDLSAIHFQSLLAEFKAIAADLADDHILWELIYARVKVIALLISKIVQDNYHDYEQHQDNPIVAKFVQLIDEWYKSEKSVAFYAEKLNISANYLNVLSNRVLHKSASFLIQERVLLEAKRLLKISDKTIKAIVFDLGFYDNASFSKFFKCHTNMTPSQFKAQP